A genomic segment from Phalacrocorax aristotelis chromosome 16, bGulAri2.1, whole genome shotgun sequence encodes:
- the CEP131 gene encoding centrosomal protein of 131 kDa isoform X5, which translates to MDGRTPGQGAFSLCSSMKSTRSSSSFQGAGPGGVDLSLTGLPVPVLRRPSSASPAKHMVRSVSVTADGKPKRNTLEDAGSRAMNNLRRSNSTTQVNQRVDSRHSSEQTGDFLTFFESGSGGRKKPASLSKTSPEKKTTWNILDDQPRVLPGPSGSCGVEPPAGMRRKEATVLLAANFTANNRSNKGTMGNCVTTMVHNNYSTTDKGPAPKSSNQAPSSLNNVVKVTSNEDGESSSFVKSQKNFSSNNIVTHNNNSSLPRRKEVTEEEAERFIQQVNLAAVTIQRWYRRHSQWHRAGATALGRLLASQREERQQQMEEGNILDLHERKDEERRKIREEKARLARRAAIQELHQKRAQKALDAKHLAEEELALVKESRRVAKKKPAKPASARNVSPAGSVTKANNAEANFHSVAAEPEERSLADPGSVPSQDPGEDDKLQDVSSRETGGEDLETVVTAVSRAQSKVTLSELLDTLKLLEEEPELLPPPKLFRKDRYAWIDGQEPSSNSLTADNLEKFGKLNHSPGVHEDGALLSEAKLQSIISFLDEMEKSEQERPKSAASATQREGLLSEEELAHLEQASAVATEVTSSIMRLKLEVEEKKRSISLLQTALAQQRELTVRHVKQTEKELGHQLSLQREQYEAAIQRHLAFIDQLIDDKKVLSEKCEAVVAELKQVDQKYGKKITQMQEQHELVWRTLGPFCEEIKKLKELMSATEKIRREKWIDEKTKKIKEITVKGLEPEIQKLIAKHRQDIRKLKMLHEAELLQSDERAAQRYGRQAEELRDLLEREKEEQSQRERELARQRCEQQLEQEEQALQQQRRRLYAEVAEEKERLSQQAARQRAEAEELRQQLEASSSAVTRALKEEYAKEKEEQERRHQAEVKVLKDRLEIEKQAWEANYVKKEEAWLLCRERELREEVRKERDKEIELVIQRLEADMSSAKEECERAAENRIKRIRDKYEVELQELERSERKLQERCNELKGRLAELEGESIRLQGLLKHKEQEVEEIQKVRDQLSQERSSLAEVIRQEFTDRLVRTEEENKRLKAEMLEMRARQRLELDRVVQEKDKELEEVHRRFATPEGSGN; encoded by the exons ATGGACGGACGGACACCGGGACAGGg GGCCTTTTCTCTCTGCTCGAGCATGAAGAGCACCCgcagcagctcttccttccAGGGTGCTGGTCCTGGCGGTGTGGATCTGAGCCTAACGGGCCTCCCCGTGCCCGTCTTGCGGCGCCCCAGCAGCGCCTCTCCCGCCAAGCACATGGTGCGCTCCGTCTCGGTCACCGCCGATGGCAAACCGAAGAGGAACACTCTG GAAGATGCGGGATCCCGGGCAATGAACAACCTCCGGAGGTCTAACAGCACCACCCAGGTTAACCAACGGGTGGACAGCAGGCACAG CTCAGAGCAGACAGGAGACTTCCTGACCTTCTTTGAGAGCGgttctgggggaagaaagaaaccGGCGAGTCTGAGCAAAACGTccccagaaaagaaaaccacGTGGAACATCTTG GACGATCAGCCACGAGTGTTGCCGGGCCCCTCAGGCTCCTGCGGCGTTGAGCCACCAGCgggcatgaggaggaaggaagccaCTGTGCTCCTGGCAGCCAACTTCACTGCCAACAACAG GAGCAACAAGGGCACGATGGGCAACTGTGTCACCACCATGGTGCACAACAACTACTCCACCACTGACAAGGGCCCTGCGCCTAAAAGCTCTAACCAGGCACCCAGCTCTCTCAA CAATGTTGTCAAAGTGACCTCAAATGAGGATggtgaaagcagcagctttgtgAAGTCTCAGAAGAATTTCTCCAGCAACAACATTGTGacccacaacaacaacagcagccTGCCCCGGAGGAAGGAGGTGactgaggaggaggcagagag GTTCATCCAGCAGGTGAACCTGGCTGCTGTGACCATCCAGCGCTGGTACCGACGCCACTCGCAATGGCACAGGGCGGGAGCCACAGCTCTGGGGCGCTTGCTAGCTTCCCAAAGGGAG gaaaggcagcagcagatggagGAAGGGAATATCCTGGATTTGCATGAGAGGAAGGATGAGGAACGCCGGAAGATCCGAGAGGAGAAGGCCCGCCTGGCCcgccgtgctgccatccag GAACTGCACCAGAAAAGGGCTCAAAAGGCTTTGGACGCAAAGCACTTGGCAGAAGAAGAGCTTGCGCTGGTGAAGGAGAGCAGAAGGGTAGCAAAGAAGAAGCCTGCCAAACCCGCTTCTGCAAGGAACGTCAGTCCAGCCGGCAGCGTCACCAAAGCCAATAATGCTG AGGCCAATTTCCACTCGGTAGCTGCAGAGCCAGAAGAGCGCAGCCTCGCAGACCCTGGCTCTGTGCCCTCGCAGGACCCCGGGGAAGACGACAAGCTGCAG GACGTGAGTTCCAGAGAGACGGGTGGCGAGGATCTGGAGACGGTTGTGACTGCTGTCAGCAGGGCTCAGTCCAAGGTCACACTCAGTGAGCTGCTGGACACGCTCAAGCTGTTGGAGGaagagccagagctgctgcccccACCAAAGCTCTTCAGGAAGGACAGATATGCCTGGATAGACGGG CAGGAACCCAGCTCCAATTCCCTGACTGCTGATAACTTGGAGAAGTTTGGGAAGCTAAACCACTCCCCGGGGGTCCACGAGGACGGGGCCCTGCTCTCAGAGGCCAAGCTCCAAAGCATCATCAGTTTCCTGGATGAGATGGAGAAGTCGGAACAGGAGAGGCCCAAGTCGGCCGCCTCAGCCACGCAGCGGGAG GGCCTCCTCTCGGAAGAGGAGCTGGCTCACTTGGAACAGGCGTCGGCTGTTGCGACGGAGGTCACGAGCTCCATCATGAGGCTGAAGCTGGAAGTGGAGGAGAAGAAGCGATCCATCAGCCTGCTGCAGACAGCCCTG GCTCAGCAGAGGGAACTGACTGTCCGGCATGTCAAACAGACTGAGAAGGAGCTCGGCCACCAGCTCAGTCTGCAGAGGGAACAGTATGAGGCAGCTATCCAGAGGCATCTGGCCTTCATCGACCAG CTCATTGATGATAAGAAGGTGCTGAGTGAGAAGTGTGAGGCTGTGGTAGCTGAGCTGAAACAAGTGGACCAGAAGTATGGCAAGAAAATCACCCAGATGCAGGAGCAGCATGAGCTG gtcTGGCGCACTTTGGGCCCCTTTTGTGAG GAGATTAAGAAGCTGAAGGAACTGATGAGCGCAACTGAGAAAATAAGGCGGGAGAAGTGGATTGAtgagaaaaccaaaaagatcAAAGAAATCACTGTGAAAG ggctggagccagaGATCCAGAAGCTCATTGCGAAGCACAGGCAGGACATCAGGAAGCTGAAGATGCTGCACGAGGCCGAGCTGCTGCAGTCGGACGAGCGGGCTGCCCAGCGCTATGGCCGGCAGGCGGAGGAGCTGCGGGACCTGCTGGAGCGGGagaaggaggagcagagccagcGGGAGAGGGAGCTGGCCCGGCAGCG gtgtgagcagcagctggagcaggaggagcaggcactgcagcaaCAGCGGCGCAGACTCTATGCAGAGGTGGCTGAGGAGAAGGAGCGGCTCAGCCAGCAAGCGGCCAG GCAGAGAGCGGAGGCAGAGGAGCTgcggcagcagctggaggcaagCAGCTCGGCCGTCACCAGGGCGCTGAAGGAGGAGTACGcgaaggagaaggaggagcaggagaggcGGCATCAG GCAGAAGTGAAGGTGCTGAAGGACCGGCTGGAGATTGAGAAGCAGGCATGGGAGGCGAACTATGTGAAGAAGGAG GAAGCCTGGCTGCTCTGCCGGGAGCGGGAGTTGCGGGAGGaggtgaggaaggagagagacaaAGAGATCGAATTGGTCATCCAGCGCCTGGAGGCTGACATGTCCTCAGCCAAGGAGGAGTGTGAGAGGGCAGCAGAGAACAG GATTAAGAGGATCCGAGACAAATACGAGGTAGAACTCCAGGAGCTGGAGAGGTCTGAGCGGAAGCTGCAGGAGCGCTGCAATGAGCTGAAGGGGcggctggcagagctggaaggggagAGCATTCGTCTGCAAGGCCTGCTGAAGCACAAGGAGCAGGAAGTGGAGGAGATCCAGAAG gtgaGGGACCAGCTGTCCCAGGAGCGGAGCAGCCTGGCAGAAGTGATTCGACAGGAGTTCACTGACAGGCTGGTGAGGACAGAGGAGGAGAACAAGCGGCTAAAGGCGGAGATGTTAGAGATGAGAGCCCGTCAGCGCCTGGAGCTGGACAGGGTCGTGCAGGAGAAGGACAAAGAGCTGGAGGAGGTTCACAGGAG ATTTGCCACTCCAGAGGGGTCAGGCAACTGA